In Mauremys reevesii isolate NIE-2019 linkage group 13, ASM1616193v1, whole genome shotgun sequence, the sequence TACAACCCcagtgtggccctcaggccaaaaggtttaCCCactcctggactagatgatcacaatggttccttctggtcttggaatctttgaatctatgaatctaggttTAATTGGTCCTGCCTAAGCACAGGGGGCTGCacttgatctcttgaggtcccttcctgcccaagaTTTGTATTATTTACCCACTCACCGAATCTTTgagtcatctgaaaactttaccAGTGAAGATTTTATGGGTTTTTCAAAAAAGTTTAAATGGCTTAAGGCTTGCAGGGCACCACTAGAAACACGCCCACTAGgtgatgatttcccatttacaattacattttgagacttgtCAGTtaatcagtttttaatccatttaatgtgtgccatgttaattttgtatccGTCTAGGTTTCTAATTAAAACTGAACTGTGAAGATGTTATTTACAGGGGATCCTGCTCAGTTTTATGGTTCTTCTGCCCAGGCTGGGAAAAGACAGATCAAAAGGATAGAAAcagttttaaagagagagagagagaaagagagagagagagagagagagttgtcaGGGGCTCTTTGTAGGGAAACAGACTGAcacatagggcttgtctatacttacagATAAATCGGCACTGCTGCCATCCATGCAGTggtgttgatttagtgggtctgatGAAGACAAGCTAAGTTGATGGCAGAATGGTCTCCCATGGACGtctttactccacctccctgagaggtggaagGCAAGTCGGCAAGAGAATGTCTCCTGTCAACACAGCGTGGTGTAGACATTGCTGtcagtcgacctaagatatgtgGACTTAAGTTGCGTAATTTACATAAGTGAAGTAGCGTAACTAGGTCAACTTacagctttagtgtagaccagtccaTAGACAGGCCCTTCCAGATGGGGCTAAAACAACTGGTGCATCCTAAGCTTTTCCAGAGATGGTAAGCTCTAGATTAGACAGACAAGCCTATAGGCTATTGATTGTTTTAAAATCCACATTAGTTAAAGAAATAGATGTGTATGATGCACAGTTGGTAAGAACCTTTCCTTCTTTAGGAATGACCACATTGGATACTTTGAAAACTCCTAGCCACACTATCCAATTTTACATACCCTGCACAAAGTTTTTTCTAACACGAAGAGCTGTTTGAAAAATGGTAAAGATTTCTCATAAAAACCCAAGCTCTTAATAATAATTTTCTTTCAGCATATTTTGAAAAGGACTACATTTTAATTTATCAAAAATTGTCATGACATTTATTATTGAAATATGGAGTTGAAGAAATCATTTATTATGTGGTTTGATGTTTGTTTCTTGCTTTTTCCACAATGTCTCTAGAGTTTTCccttcccctttccttcccttccccatgtttttctttttcctattTTGCCAATGAAAAGGGGGAATTACGGGAAAAAGGGTAAGAAAGGAAAAAATCTCGAAGtgaaaaagtgaaaaataaagaaaaacgaacaaacaaacaagaaaccaACAAATTTTCATGGCAAGTTCCaatagaaaaaaagaaagaagaaaatttaaaaaacaaatgaactAAATTTTTTCTGAACAATTTGGTATctcaaaaattttaatttttttgttctttCAACTTGGTGTTATCCTGAATGGATTTGCTCTGATTGTCTGCATTCTTGGGAAAGCCAAAAACATACTGGCATATTTTTTCAGAGCCTGCTTTACATCTTTGTTTCTCAGGCTATATATAAGGGGATTGACCATAGGAGTTAAGACAGTGTAGAAGACAGAAAACAATTTGTTTAAATCTCTGAGTGTGTTGTTTTTCGGTAACACATAGGCAATCATTAGTGTCCCGTAAAAAATTGTAACAActatgaggtgagaggagcaggtggaaaatgcCTTTTGCTTTCCAGTGACGGAAGAGATTCTCAGGATGGTGGCTATAATAAGAACATAGGAGATAATGGTTAATAGAAATGGGGGCAGAGTGAAAATGGAGGCAAAAAGGAATGCTACAAATTCCACCACGTtggtgtcactgcaggagagtttTATCACCAGAGTGAGCtcacaaaagaaatggtcaatttcattggGGCCACAGAAAGTTAACTGTGACACGAATGACACTATTACGCTAATAGCGAGTAATCCACTTATCCAAGACCCAGCTGTGAGCTGAAGGCAGAACCTGCCTGTCATACAGGTAGCATAATGCAGCGGTTTACATATTGCCAgataccgatcataagacattgCTGCGAGGATGTAACATTCTGCAGCTGCCAAAGAaccaaaaaaatacatttgtgtaATACAGCCCATGACAGAGatggttctgtccccagtcaggagactggaaagcagcctgggcaggatggtggaggtgtagcaggtctccaagcaggcCAAATTCCCCAGGAAgtagtacatgggggtgtgaaggtgctgatcaaCCATAACTAGAGCAATGATGAGCATGTTCCCAGTCACGGTCACAATGTAGATCACTAGAAATACCAGGAAGAGAAGAACTCGCAGTTCCTGAATATTCTCAAATCCCAGGAAGATGAATGCTGTGATGCTCGACTGATTTCCCCACTCAGTGTTTGCCGCTGATTGCATCTAGGGGAAAGAAAATAAACTCAGTCATTTAAATTTAAGGAGATACTTGTAAATTTTAGCCAAGTATCTTTTATTTAATCCCAGGAACACCAAAATTCTCACCTCTCTTCTGGGATCTGGGTTCTCTACCCAAGTGCTGGGCTATTTACTTTCCCAATAGGTGAGTCAAGACCCCAGATCAGAAAGGTGAACTTTCCTGTATCTTCACATTTTAATCAACCATGTATTCGGCTCCCAGCAGTTTGAATGTCTGATATTCCCACtataaaatttcattttaattctAGTAACCCATCTCCTCTTATGAAAGTTCAAGCAGATGCTCTGTTTATCCACACACCTGGCTGGTGCCATCTGAATTCTTTCATCTTCTTTGGCGTCCTATCTCCTCACAGTGGAATATGAGTACTCAACTGCCTTAGACAATTTTTACAATCCAAAACTCTAAATTTAATATTCATTTTTCCTTCcatgacattccccagggtacaatctggactgttgaacagctgtgtcccctccatTCTCCaatctggggtgccttttacagtGCTTCACTGTGAAAGCCACCACACCTAGTCTGTTGACACACAATCTCCAGCATTTaggagtagcagccgtgttagtctgtatctgcaaaaagaataggcctacttgtggcaccttagagactaacaaatttatttgagcataagctttcgtgggctacagcatctccagcatgtaaatcactcctAGCTATATTGTATGACTGCTATAAccagccactcttgaattacacttcagaacaccagcaaactcccagtcccagacttccttccagaaatgtgcatcttctaCAGCCCAGCATTCTCCTTCTagacaagctcatataaagtctgtcaCTTCATCAATAGAAAGGTGGAGTTCgcggaatctccatccttagaggtttttaaagcctggcttgacatccctggctgggatgatttagttggtgttggtcctgctctgagcagggggttgcactagatgacctcctgaggtgcttccaaccctaatcttctatgattctataaatgtGATACACTCAAATCCCGTTATCTAAAATGGAAATGCCAAATACTTCAGTCCAAATACATTGGTTTAGAtataagaataaaacaaatgtattaacgcgagcaagatagattttaagttatcACAAGTAAGGCTGCGAGtcagtcacagaggtcacagaagtcatggattccatgacattccgggacctctgtgacttctgcagtggcccatGCGGCTGGTCTGGGGACCACCTAAGCAGCTCGGGCAACCCCATGATGAGCTGCACCggccgctgctggggcagtcaCGAGCCATCGggcccctccagcagcaggagttagagtgtgggaggggggtcaagGCTAGTGCAGGGGGTAGGGGCACAGAAGAGGTTGCGgactctgggtggtgcttaccttggTAGGATCCctggaagtggtgacatgtccctccctcGTCTCCTAGGTGAAGGTGCAGCCCGGCAGCTCTtggctagccttttgtctctgtGGAACTGATTTGTGACTGTCCTCCATAATATGTTGGAACATGTCTTGGTAACATcatacagtggaatcttataaccCTACATACAATGATACCCCACATATTTTACCAAGACAATAATAATCAGCGGATTATGagtttaaaatgatacctcacaaggcttactttgtacaagatttatcatAGTTCTCTCAAAGGGGTGAATATAGGGTTACAGACGGTCACACCTTCCTAGTAGAGTTGGTCAGTTGACGCCATAAATTATGAATTACAACACATCCCCAGGAGTGGCCAGTACTGGATGTTTCAGATGAagggcttcagtggagttactcctgatttacacctgggTGACTGAGAGGGGGAATCAAGTCCATTGCTTCCTCTGAGCCAGTAAAAAATAGGTCATAGTTTCCAACTGTGTTATGCACAGTTTTTAATGCACACACTTTCCCTTcagtttaagtaaaaaaaaaaacagctctcTGTCTTAATAGCTATAGCTACTTTGTATCAGAGAATCAGCGGAGAGTTGGGcttgagccattcttttctttcttcagtAAGGATTTGCAGACCTAGTTTCCTTCCTGCTATCACCATTTGTTTCTTTCAGCCCTTCTTGCACCTGCGTTTTTTGCTTCAGGTGGGATATCAATGATTTCACCCAGACATAATCAGTGATGTCCCAAGCTAAAAATTAGAGTGTCAGGACATAGATTCTACAATGATTGGTATAATAACAATAAGTAATAAgaataagaataataaaacaaTCTAAAAGAGAAAGAGCATGAGAATGAGAGTGGCATCCCGATTCAATCACCTAAATAAGtgactagattttcaaaagtcttCAGCCCTCAGCAGCAACAATTTCTCTCCCCGACTAGGAATTTCAAAGGAGCCTAGGCTCCTATGGCCAGCTTTTCAAATGTGTTTAGGTACCTAAAGGGATAGATAGGGGCCTAGTGGGCTTGACAAAAATGCCTAGGCACATCATGGgcctgactcccattgatttcaatgaatggTTACATTAGGAGTTCACTGGGACTTCAGTGATATCACTGGGAGATCAATGTTGGCACATTTGAAaaccccactaggcacctatctacaAATGTAAGCACCCAAATACAGATGAAAATcttcccactgaaattcaatgtGAGCTGGTGCCTAAATTCCCTCGGCCCCTTTGACAATCCCAGTAAGGATTTGCTAGCGGGTGCTGAAACATCTGCCCCTTAATGATTCCTgtgactggaatgttaaaattaatggttataacctatttagcaAGGAACAAATGGTCAAAAAGGAGTGTGGAGTGACAGTCTAcatcaaaaatggcattacctgttccCGAGTCACTGTAACTTGGAAGAAAATAATCTTGAATTCTTATGGATCTATATTCTaatagataaagcacaagatggagaCTGTGACAGAACCTCAAATCACACTAGAACAGAATGAACCCACCTGTCTACAATGTGTAAGAAAAAAAGATGAGTGATCATAGGGGACTCCAATTTGAGTGACATTAGCTGTAGGTCCCATGCTAAAACATCCCttgaatttctaaatattatagatgctAATTCCCTAATGCAAAAGGTGTTGCATCCTATATGAGGGAGTTCTATATTAGATCTCATCTAGaaagataaagaggaactgatcacagaactaaaaattcaTGGTTACTTAAGTACAAGCGATCATGACTTAACCATGCATACAATGTGCAAAGAGAATAACGCCTAGAatagtgatatatatatatacttggggctttaaaagggccaattgcacaaagctgaaaacaattatgagacAAATCAGCTGGGAAGTATAATCAGAAAAAAGTGAATCATTTACGGATGTGTTACTAGTCACCCAAAAAGCCACGCTCAAGGAAGAAAATAGGTATTAGCTCAAAAAACTAACTTGGTTTAGAGGGAAGTGAAGACAGTTCTCAGCTTCATCAATAGAATAAAACATAAAATCTTCACTGAGAAAGTTTTCAGGCAAAACCAaatttgggggagtggtaaataagaaGAGGAAAAGCCACTgacacagagtgatctggatcatttggtaaactgggcacacgcaatttgcatattaatattgctaaatgtaaatatatacatctaggaacaaagaatgtcggCCATACTTACTGATGTGGGGCTGTATCCTGGGAAGGACTGACTCAGAAAAAGATTGGGGTGTTGGTGGATAATCAGGTGCACATGAGCTCCTAGTGCAgggctgtggccaaaagggctaatgcaatccttggatgcataaaacGGGGAATCCTGAGTAGGAGCAAaggggttattttacctctgtatttggcactggtgtgaccgctgctggaatcctgggtccagttctgttgcCCACAGTGcaagaaagatgttgacaaattggagagggttcagagaagagccttgagaatgattaaaggattagacaaCCTGCCTTATAgagatagattcaaggagctcagtctattcagcttaacaaagagaaggttaagaggtaacATGAtgacagtctataagtacctacacggggaacaaatatgtaataatgggttcttcaacttagcagagaaaggtctaacactaTCCAGTTGCTGGAATTTGAGGCTAGACtaattcagatgggaaataaggtgtacatttttaacagtgagagtaattaaccagtggaacaatttaccacaggtcatgctggattctccatcactggtaatttttaaattaagattggatgtgtATCtacaagatctgctctaggaactattgttgggaaagttctatggcctgtgttatgccggaggtcagactagatgatcacaatggtcccttctggccttggaatctatgaatgctTAAGGCTGAAATTTTCATTGGAGACTGAAGCCCATTACAGCTGTTTACCATATAATCATATCTATCCAGGGCCTCGGCAGGCTTGTGAAGGAAGTGCAACAATATGATAAAatcctgctctggggcagggtggtggtagtggtggaTGAACAAAATCACTTAATCCCTAAACTTCATTTCCATATCTGATTCTCATATTTGCAAATAAAAGGAGTGATTAAATGTTTACTCTACCTTAAAGAATGATGGACACAATATTTAAACCCTGATCTGACTTCTTCACTCAGTATCACACATGCTATTTCTGCTGGCTGTCTGGACTCCCCATCTATCTCATCTGCTTCAGTTCTCTCAGAAATGAGACCCGGTTCTCTTGTCCCGCGTGGTATGTCTTGTGTTATATCCAGTGACAGCCAATGAGTGCCTTTCCTAACTCAATATTTATCCTTCCAATAGGAAGGTGCATCTTGACTCTTTTGCTGCTGGGTTTTCAAAATTAATGAGAAGGGGGATGTTAATAACATGCTTATTCCCTAGACTATACAAACAGTCAAAGGAATAAACTTCAATCCTTCAAGGGAAAGTAAAGGAGAGAGGAGACCTGCTAAAATAAACATGTCCCTCtgtccctcaccctcactcaccaCCTATTCACTGTACAGCTAGTTGAAATGTTTGGAGTTTCACATTTTATTACTGACATTTTCCATCACATTTGAAATGTCAATACAAAGAAATAGAAAATTTTTCCTATTTTTCTGGTTGAAAATGTTGTATTTCAAAACATTGATGAAAAAAGGTGAAATTTTGATGGGGAAAAAAGGTTAATTTTGTCACAAATTTGAAATACTTTTGAAATTCTAATCCTCAAACATATAAATGAGGACTTAGGCACCCACAGTTTtcttgcttttgaaattttttccATATGGTTCctctgggaaaataacatgatgg encodes:
- the LOC120379950 gene encoding olfactory receptor 6N1-like, with product MQSAANTEWGNQSSITAFIFLGFENIQELRVLLFLVFLVIYIVTVTGNMLIIALVMVDQHLHTPMYYFLGNLACLETCYTSTILPRLLSSLLTGDRTISVMGCITQMYFFGSLAAAECYILAAMSYDRYLAICKPLHYATCMTGRFCLQLTAGSWISGLLAISVIVSFVSQLTFCGPNEIDHFFCELTLVIKLSCSDTNVVEFVAFLFASIFTLPPFLLTIISYVLIIATILRISSVTGKQKAFSTCSSHLIVVTIFYGTLMIAYVLPKNNTLRDLNKLFSVFYTVLTPMVNPLIYSLRNKDVKQALKKYASMFLAFPRMQTIRANPFRITPS